In a single window of the Acetivibrio clariflavus DSM 19732 genome:
- a CDS encoding SPFH domain-containing protein, whose protein sequence is MGLIKQAFAATKEQFSELLRAGAGSLGSVLADKFKVVIECPNMGDNILMMKKSSQTGRIPKDSAIVVQPSQMAVIVDSGRVVDATAEQGVYIFDQSSTPCFLQGDFEGAIKTLWERFKFAGATPNTQQVYYFNIKEIMDNGFGTATPIPYRDWEHPLVNPRVPGGLMPMNVNIKCYGKYTFKIVDPAVFMMEVCGTANIYEKEELVDQMRSEINAAFKSVVNRLGSDDYKVYATQLSSQDQLIREIMEKEVLDEPIRRRGIKIVSFAIESMQFDEASKAKIDQYEIGSDALTQQGMMASSYAKAMENAAGNAKGAANGFIGLGMMNMASGGVFGNVPQNLNKQVAQQQQGGNASSFEASGTVCNNCGKPVNGKFCSNCGTPVSQKKICPVCKNEASGRFCSNCGASLEAPAKKFCSDCGTEVPQKFCPNCGKPVE, encoded by the coding sequence TGAGTGTCCAAACATGGGGGATAATATTTTAATGATGAAAAAGAGCTCGCAGACTGGACGTATCCCCAAAGACAGCGCTATTGTGGTACAACCGTCTCAAATGGCAGTTATTGTAGATAGTGGACGTGTTGTAGATGCTACAGCGGAACAGGGAGTATACATATTTGATCAATCTTCAACACCATGTTTTCTTCAGGGAGATTTTGAAGGTGCTATTAAAACTTTGTGGGAACGTTTTAAATTTGCAGGGGCAACACCTAATACTCAGCAGGTATATTATTTTAATATAAAAGAAATTATGGATAACGGCTTTGGAACAGCAACTCCGATTCCATACAGAGATTGGGAACATCCCCTTGTAAATCCGAGGGTTCCCGGTGGCCTGATGCCGATGAATGTAAATATAAAATGCTACGGAAAGTATACTTTCAAGATTGTAGATCCGGCAGTTTTTATGATGGAAGTTTGCGGTACAGCCAATATTTATGAAAAAGAAGAATTGGTTGATCAGATGAGGAGTGAAATAAATGCTGCTTTTAAGTCTGTTGTAAACCGACTCGGTTCTGATGATTACAAAGTATATGCTACCCAGTTATCTTCACAGGATCAGCTAATCCGTGAAATCATGGAAAAAGAGGTTTTGGATGAACCGATACGTAGACGGGGTATCAAGATAGTTTCCTTCGCTATCGAGAGCATGCAATTTGATGAGGCATCTAAAGCTAAGATAGATCAGTATGAAATTGGATCTGATGCTCTTACTCAACAGGGTATGATGGCTTCTTCCTATGCTAAAGCTATGGAAAATGCAGCTGGAAATGCAAAGGGTGCAGCCAATGGTTTTATTGGCCTCGGAATGATGAATATGGCATCGGGAGGAGTTTTTGGTAATGTACCTCAGAATCTTAATAAACAAGTTGCACAGCAGCAACAGGGAGGAAATGCAAGCTCTTTTGAAGCTTCAGGTACGGTTTGTAACAACTGCGGAAAACCGGTTAACGGAAAATTCTGTTCAAACTGCGGAACACCGGTTTCTCAAAAGAAGATTTGTCCGGTATGTAAAAATGAAGCTTCAGGAAGATTTTGTTCCAATTGTGGTGCCAGTTTGGAAGCTCCGGCCAAGAAGTTCTGCTCCGATTGTGGTACGGAAGTTCCGCAGAAGTTTTGTCCTAACTGTGGAAAGCCAGTTGAATAA